One window from the genome of Crateriforma spongiae encodes:
- a CDS encoding toxin-antitoxin system HicB family antitoxin has translation MPSSSPSHNSAPARRNLNGKNAVDAEGRPLRYASDPDPDKPQPESVRLNLGPIDTDLPVEERPGEALRLAAEAFSQTGDWVVLFRELLGTEGVCRKLFPHPDQMRYFETTDPYIEIQEMIAALRSQEVGKGGASEPERMITIRIPKSLHEALRMEADEQNLSINKLCITKLLQRLDARHVPLQRGRRRGRRPGPQARPQNRQKDDTPRRPKEPQLTRHSTAKEAATETPESLPSVNFRPPASGDWSQRGGIDQ, from the coding sequence ATGCCCTCATCATCGCCTTCGCATAACTCCGCCCCCGCCCGCCGCAACTTGAACGGCAAGAACGCCGTGGACGCCGAAGGCCGGCCGTTGCGATACGCCAGCGATCCGGATCCGGACAAGCCCCAGCCTGAATCGGTACGCCTGAACTTGGGTCCGATCGACACCGATCTGCCGGTGGAAGAACGCCCCGGCGAAGCCCTTCGCTTGGCGGCCGAGGCTTTCAGCCAAACGGGGGACTGGGTGGTTCTGTTTCGCGAGCTGCTGGGGACCGAAGGCGTCTGCCGAAAACTGTTCCCACACCCGGACCAGATGCGGTACTTCGAGACCACCGATCCGTACATCGAAATTCAGGAGATGATCGCGGCGTTGCGGAGCCAGGAAGTGGGCAAGGGAGGGGCCAGCGAACCGGAGCGGATGATCACGATCCGTATCCCAAAATCACTTCACGAAGCGCTGCGAATGGAAGCCGACGAACAGAACCTGAGCATCAATAAGCTGTGCATCACCAAGCTGCTTCAACGGCTGGACGCTCGGCACGTTCCGCTTCAACGAGGACGCCGTCGCGGCCGACGCCCCGGCCCCCAAGCTCGACCCCAAAATCGCCAGAAAGACGATACCCCACGGCGGCCCAAAGAGCCGCAATTGACCCGCCACTCCACAGCCAAAGAGGCCGCAACGGAGACGCCGGAAAGTTTACCTTCCGTAAACTTTCGCCCCCCCGCCTCTGGTGACTGGTCCCAGCGTGGCGGCATCGATCAGTAG
- a CDS encoding DUF6666 family protein, producing the protein MTAIVTCLIAVGILRCPAGSAQVSNQTPNNHLRSGYQAQPPGRIQFNAKPAGSPRTSVAPKRPTSSRNSMIRMAAEGQVLAEVPAESLRGNLVKRNGGNVQQVGFLEDHGRCGPVCDCGHCGAEPGCGMEAVIVEPACGMEPVCGIEAACGCEPVCGMEPACGIEPGCGMEYGYGSLGCSGTVGCDCGGCDGGGCDSVGGPAAVPVFLPILRINWSRFQFFAGSMAYSGPLNYVDAGPGGNRVLDGSGSFGFHQGVNEGRSLRRWLGVDLAAQLGLRATQSNLRGSEFSDSSRNQIFLTGGLFRRVDYGLQYGAVLDYLNDDWYFQGDLLQIRGEVSWRTGRCHDFGVRYTAALNSNISDTTVLNDDGQFVTDYVQFEAIDQYRLFYRRILSGGGDAMGFLGGTDEGNFLMGSHLNLPLREKLMLATSTTYVVGEGASNQHRNEHWNVSIALVYRPGGPNGCGRYCRPLFDVADNGSFLVEKWY; encoded by the coding sequence ATGACCGCGATCGTCACGTGCCTGATCGCGGTGGGCATTCTGCGTTGCCCGGCGGGCTCCGCCCAAGTGTCCAACCAAACGCCCAACAATCACCTGCGGTCCGGCTATCAAGCCCAGCCGCCCGGACGCATCCAGTTCAACGCCAAACCGGCCGGATCGCCTCGGACATCGGTGGCCCCCAAACGTCCGACCAGCAGCCGCAATTCCATGATCCGGATGGCGGCCGAAGGCCAGGTGCTGGCCGAGGTGCCCGCCGAATCACTTCGCGGAAATCTGGTCAAACGAAACGGCGGCAACGTTCAACAAGTTGGTTTCCTGGAAGACCACGGTCGATGCGGACCGGTTTGCGATTGCGGCCACTGTGGCGCCGAACCGGGATGTGGGATGGAAGCGGTGATCGTCGAGCCGGCCTGTGGGATGGAACCCGTTTGCGGGATCGAAGCGGCCTGTGGCTGTGAACCGGTGTGTGGCATGGAACCGGCTTGTGGAATCGAACCCGGATGCGGAATGGAATACGGATACGGTTCGCTCGGCTGCAGCGGCACGGTCGGCTGTGACTGTGGCGGCTGCGACGGCGGCGGCTGTGATTCCGTGGGGGGGCCGGCTGCGGTCCCGGTCTTCTTGCCGATCCTGAGAATCAACTGGTCACGCTTTCAATTCTTCGCCGGTTCGATGGCCTACAGCGGCCCGCTGAACTACGTCGACGCCGGCCCGGGGGGCAACCGAGTCCTGGACGGATCGGGCAGCTTCGGGTTCCACCAAGGGGTCAACGAAGGCCGTTCGCTTCGCCGCTGGCTGGGCGTCGATCTGGCCGCCCAATTGGGGCTGCGTGCGACCCAATCGAACCTGCGTGGCAGCGAGTTTTCCGACTCCAGCCGCAACCAGATCTTCCTGACCGGCGGACTGTTTCGCCGGGTGGATTACGGCCTGCAATACGGGGCCGTGCTGGATTACCTGAATGACGACTGGTATTTCCAAGGCGACCTGCTGCAAATCCGCGGCGAAGTCAGCTGGCGGACCGGTCGCTGTCACGACTTCGGCGTCCGTTACACGGCGGCTTTGAACAGCAACATTTCCGACACCACGGTGCTCAACGACGACGGTCAATTCGTCACCGACTATGTCCAGTTCGAAGCGATCGACCAGTACCGTCTGTTCTATCGCCGGATCCTGTCCGGCGGCGGTGACGCGATGGGCTTTTTGGGCGGCACCGACGAAGGCAATTTCCTGATGGGATCGCACCTGAATCTGCCGCTGCGTGAGAAGCTGATGCTGGCAACCAGCACCACCTATGTGGTGGGTGAGGGTGCGAGCAACCAGCACCGCAACGAACACTGGAATGTGTCGATCGCACTGGTCTATCGACCGGGCGGACCGAACGGTTGCGGACGCTACTGTCGCCCACTGTTCGACGTTGCCGACAACGGCAGCTTCCTGGTGGAAAAGTGGTACTAG
- a CDS encoding NHL repeat-containing protein, with protein sequence MVLAVCLLGMLSAETAIAQAAGDKDSNAQQTGAQDAGGRTAGTSAMKYPIAVAVESGDAATDDTLYIVDLELPGIWMSKSGDRTLFAEGSPRFRQPLNRPRCIALHPSGGVLVGDSATREVYHIPAAGAEPKPLSGGKIGIPMSLAVDSGGQWLFVADAETQAIWRMPVDGGAPEWFARVNARGLAFRDESTLAAVCPAKRSVQLIDVSIPTVDRPDRIVDNPAVTTVLDQRTFQFPAGLAVADDRLLVTDVYAGGVFSVDGDGAVTAWAEGQDLAGPVGIAAGDNAVWVADPQRGRLVAFSRDESSPKVVATRQ encoded by the coding sequence TTGGTTCTGGCGGTTTGCCTGCTGGGGATGCTGTCGGCCGAGACCGCCATCGCTCAGGCAGCCGGAGATAAGGACTCCAACGCCCAGCAAACCGGTGCCCAGGATGCCGGCGGCCGGACCGCTGGCACCTCGGCAATGAAGTATCCGATCGCCGTGGCCGTCGAATCGGGCGACGCCGCGACCGACGACACGCTGTACATCGTCGACCTGGAGTTGCCGGGGATCTGGATGTCTAAATCCGGCGACCGCACTCTGTTCGCCGAGGGTTCGCCGCGTTTCCGCCAGCCGCTGAATCGGCCTCGTTGCATCGCGTTGCACCCGAGCGGCGGCGTCCTGGTGGGCGACTCGGCGACCCGCGAGGTCTATCACATTCCCGCCGCCGGCGCCGAACCGAAGCCCTTGTCGGGTGGCAAGATCGGCATTCCGATGTCGTTGGCGGTCGATTCGGGCGGCCAATGGCTGTTCGTCGCGGATGCCGAAACGCAGGCGATTTGGCGGATGCCGGTCGACGGTGGTGCCCCCGAATGGTTCGCCCGGGTCAATGCACGAGGCCTGGCGTTTCGCGACGAATCCACGTTGGCGGCTGTTTGTCCGGCCAAGCGGTCGGTTCAGCTGATCGACGTCAGCATTCCGACGGTCGATCGCCCCGACCGCATCGTCGACAACCCGGCGGTAACGACGGTGCTGGACCAGCGGACGTTCCAATTCCCCGCGGGCTTGGCCGTTGCCGACGACCGGTTGTTGGTGACCGACGTTTACGCGGGTGGCGTTTTCTCTGTCGACGGTGACGGTGCGGTCACCGCATGGGCCGAAGGGCAGGACCTGGCCGGACCGGTCGGGATCGCCGCCGGTGACAACGCCGTTTGGGTGGCCGACCCACAACGGGGACGCTTGGTGGCGTTTTCACGAGACGAATCGTCGCCGAAAGTCGTCGCGACGCGGCAATAG
- a CDS encoding nucleoside hydrolase, which translates to MARKILIDCDPGIDDAVALCMALFDPRLDIMAITATAGTVDSDQATNNVTALIETLDPPRYPRVGKALAPSSEAPVDGNPALHGADGLGGLNLRGSNRQHLPDGDRVMADVFRRHKNEVTLLCLGPLTNLARLARRDPAVLPLIDKVIISGGAVQASGNASVAAEFNMFFDPAAAKDILASATTKSMVPLDVTEEFSFGVELLERLPSRDTRVGHLLHRILQFAFRAAHHHLGREMIPLYAPTALLSVLEPELFQWEPMAVDVETKGELTRGMTVADLRMRPQWTSNMEVATEINEADAEQSLVRGLRFAGQQT; encoded by the coding sequence ATGGCAAGAAAGATTCTTATCGATTGTGATCCGGGCATCGACGACGCCGTCGCGCTTTGCATGGCGTTGTTCGATCCGCGGTTGGACATCATGGCGATCACGGCGACGGCGGGAACCGTCGATTCGGATCAAGCGACCAATAACGTCACGGCGTTGATCGAAACCCTGGATCCGCCTCGTTATCCGCGTGTCGGCAAAGCCCTGGCACCGTCCAGCGAAGCACCGGTCGATGGCAACCCGGCGTTGCATGGTGCCGACGGATTGGGCGGATTGAACCTGCGTGGTTCCAACCGCCAGCACCTGCCCGACGGCGACCGAGTCATGGCGGACGTGTTCCGACGTCATAAAAACGAGGTCACGTTGTTGTGCTTGGGCCCGCTGACGAATCTGGCCCGATTGGCCCGTCGCGATCCGGCGGTGTTGCCGTTGATCGACAAGGTCATCATCAGCGGTGGCGCGGTCCAAGCATCGGGCAATGCGTCGGTGGCCGCGGAGTTCAACATGTTCTTTGACCCGGCCGCGGCCAAGGACATCCTTGCTTCGGCAACGACCAAGAGCATGGTGCCGCTGGACGTGACCGAGGAATTCAGCTTCGGCGTCGAATTGCTGGAACGTTTGCCGAGCCGCGACACACGTGTCGGCCATTTGTTGCATCGGATTTTGCAGTTCGCCTTTCGCGCCGCTCACCATCATCTGGGCCGCGAAATGATTCCGCTGTACGCGCCCACCGCGTTGTTGTCGGTGCTGGAACCCGAACTGTTCCAGTGGGAACCCATGGCGGTCGACGTGGAAACCAAGGGTGAACTGACCCGCGGGATGACCGTCGCCGACTTGCGGATGCGTCCACAGTGGACGAGCAACATGGAAGTGGCGACGGAAATCAACGAAGCCGACGCCGAACAATCGCTGGTCCGTGGTCTGCGGTTCGCCGGCCAGCAAACCTAA
- a CDS encoding SDR family oxidoreductase, whose amino-acid sequence MDALKDRIVAVTGGGTGIGEGIATALAAAGCRVTIGGRRLEKLQSAAQSMTGPHPVRCHTIDVADAASIEAFFDDVTQNVGDVDILVNSAGINIQNRTMAEMAPEDWERVLQINATGAYRCMHRVLPAMRKRRDGLIVNISSVAGKRAISLGGVVYCASKFAMTALGTAVSNEVREEGVRITNVYPGEVNTPILENRPVKVSDEHKASILQPEDIASVVLSICALPPRANVPEIVIKPTRQEWV is encoded by the coding sequence ATGGATGCACTGAAAGACAGAATCGTCGCCGTCACCGGCGGTGGCACCGGTATCGGCGAAGGCATCGCGACCGCGCTGGCGGCCGCCGGTTGCCGTGTCACTATCGGCGGGCGACGGCTGGAAAAACTGCAGTCGGCGGCACAGTCGATGACCGGCCCGCATCCGGTGCGATGCCATACGATTGACGTGGCCGACGCGGCCAGCATCGAAGCGTTCTTTGACGACGTGACGCAAAACGTTGGCGACGTCGACATCCTGGTCAACAGCGCGGGGATCAACATTCAAAACCGCACCATGGCGGAAATGGCGCCGGAGGATTGGGAACGTGTGCTGCAGATCAACGCGACCGGTGCTTATCGATGCATGCACCGCGTGTTGCCCGCGATGCGAAAGCGACGCGACGGCTTGATCGTGAACATCAGCAGCGTGGCCGGCAAACGTGCGATCAGCCTGGGCGGCGTGGTTTACTGCGCCAGCAAGTTCGCGATGACCGCACTGGGCACCGCGGTGTCCAACGAAGTCCGCGAGGAAGGCGTGCGGATCACCAACGTGTATCCGGGCGAAGTGAACACGCCGATCTTGGAGAACCGTCCGGTCAAGGTCAGCGACGAACACAAGGCGTCGATTTTGCAGCCCGAGGACATCGCTTCGGTCGTGCTATCGATCTGCGCCTTGCCGCCTCGCGCCAACGTGCCGGAAATCGTGATCAAGCCGACACGACAAGAATGGGTCTGA
- a CDS encoding sulfatase: MPSEQHPILSGFANATHRTPRLLTLLLICVAIHWPQHAEADEKPSDSSQRLNVLMIAVDDLRPELACYGATHIHSPNIDRLAKSGIQFNHAYCQVAVCGASRASLLSGCRPETTDCWDFKTPLRSKMPDVLTLPQHFKNNGYETCFLGKVYHSRNDDASSWTMKADRWAPADPKKGKGYVATPMNKRVQHPTIKNLKHGPATENGGDVPDDAYTDGHNAQRAVKLIERFADHDKPFFLAVGFVKPHLPFNAPGKYWDLYDRDQIQIPPRVDIVDSVPYGRSTWGELKNYPDIPRNVDTLDDETTKRLIHGYYAAVSYTDAQVGKLMDALEQTGQRDNTVIVLWGDHGWYVGDYGDWCKHTNYEVATRVPMIFSAPQLSADHQTNALAEFVDIYPTLCQLTGMSVPDHCQGESLMPVLSDPNRDGKAAAFSQYRRNKPGVGPVLGTSIRTPRFRYTEWRRVKGGQLEDIELIDFQTDPEATRNVAAQPQYQSFLPTLQKLCAQSKTGVPL; the protein is encoded by the coding sequence ATGCCCAGCGAACAACATCCCATCTTGTCCGGGTTCGCCAATGCAACCCACCGGACACCCCGCCTGTTGACGTTGTTGTTGATCTGCGTCGCCATCCATTGGCCCCAACATGCGGAGGCCGATGAGAAGCCGTCGGATTCGTCCCAGCGTTTGAACGTCTTGATGATTGCCGTGGACGACCTGCGTCCCGAACTGGCCTGTTACGGGGCGACGCATATTCACAGCCCCAACATTGACCGGCTGGCCAAATCGGGCATCCAGTTCAATCACGCTTATTGCCAAGTCGCCGTGTGTGGGGCATCGCGTGCCAGCTTGCTTAGCGGTTGCCGCCCGGAAACGACCGACTGTTGGGACTTCAAAACACCGCTTCGGTCTAAGATGCCGGATGTGCTGACGTTGCCACAACACTTCAAGAACAACGGTTACGAAACCTGTTTTTTGGGCAAGGTCTATCACAGCCGCAACGATGACGCGTCGTCGTGGACGATGAAGGCGGACCGCTGGGCACCGGCCGATCCGAAGAAGGGCAAAGGCTATGTTGCCACGCCGATGAACAAGCGGGTTCAACACCCGACAATCAAAAACCTGAAGCACGGCCCGGCAACCGAGAACGGCGGCGATGTTCCCGACGACGCTTACACCGATGGGCACAACGCCCAGCGTGCGGTGAAGCTGATCGAAAGGTTTGCCGACCATGACAAACCGTTTTTCTTGGCCGTGGGCTTTGTCAAGCCGCACCTGCCCTTCAACGCGCCCGGCAAGTACTGGGACCTGTACGACCGAGACCAGATTCAGATTCCGCCGCGGGTCGATATCGTCGACAGCGTTCCGTACGGACGCAGCACGTGGGGCGAACTGAAAAACTATCCCGACATCCCGCGAAACGTCGACACGCTGGATGATGAAACGACCAAACGGTTGATCCACGGCTACTACGCCGCGGTCAGCTACACCGATGCCCAGGTCGGCAAACTAATGGATGCACTGGAGCAAACCGGCCAGCGTGACAACACGGTCATCGTGCTGTGGGGCGACCACGGTTGGTACGTCGGTGACTATGGCGATTGGTGCAAGCACACGAATTACGAAGTCGCCACGCGTGTTCCGATGATCTTTTCGGCGCCCCAGCTTTCGGCCGATCACCAGACCAACGCGTTGGCGGAATTTGTGGACATCTACCCGACGCTATGCCAGCTGACCGGGATGTCGGTCCCCGATCACTGCCAGGGCGAATCATTGATGCCGGTCCTGAGCGATCCCAACCGCGACGGAAAAGCGGCCGCGTTCAGCCAATACCGCCGCAATAAGCCGGGCGTCGGACCGGTGCTGGGTACCAGCATTCGAACACCGCGTTTTCGTTACACCGAATGGCGTCGCGTCAAAGGTGGCCAGCTGGAAGACATCGAGTTGATTGATTTCCAAACCGATCCCGAAGCCACACGCAACGTGGCCGCCCAGCCACAGTACCAGTCGTTCTTGCCCACCTTGCAGAAACTGTGTGCACAATCCAAAACGGGCGTCCCCCTGTGA
- a CDS encoding SMP-30/gluconolactonase/LRE family protein — protein sequence MDSWTASPLDIGQDDTRRFLPEGPYALASGQLSWVAIQHGDDATIGSLNLCDLVRRENQSFDLPGRPGFAFPRADRSDFVVGCERSLGFFDPATGQWDVLVDGIDSDVDNTIINDGLVVDDNLIFGTKDLEFANRKAGLYLYRGRDGQLVRLRDDQVCSNGKAVYAGQDGSLRLIDIDSPTRQIVGYPIDIDTAILGDPEVLVDLNDDPAVPDGAVLTPDASGIIVSMYLPKAAEYGETRWYDLESGALRGVWRTPQSPQNTCPALVPMEGDVMLVITTAVENMSPEDFAACPNSGLLFVAPTPFKASDYRLPPRFEG from the coding sequence ATGGATTCCTGGACCGCTTCACCGCTGGACATCGGGCAAGACGACACGCGGCGATTTTTGCCCGAAGGACCCTACGCGCTGGCGTCCGGTCAATTGTCTTGGGTGGCGATCCAGCACGGCGATGATGCGACAATCGGGTCATTGAATTTGTGCGATCTGGTTCGTCGCGAAAACCAGTCCTTTGATTTGCCCGGCCGTCCCGGATTCGCGTTTCCACGTGCCGATCGATCCGATTTTGTGGTCGGTTGCGAACGAAGCCTGGGCTTCTTTGATCCGGCCACCGGGCAATGGGACGTTCTGGTCGACGGCATCGATTCGGACGTCGACAACACGATCATCAATGACGGCTTGGTGGTCGACGACAACCTGATCTTTGGCACCAAGGATTTGGAATTTGCCAATCGCAAAGCCGGTTTGTACTTGTACCGTGGTCGTGACGGCCAATTGGTGCGTCTGCGTGACGACCAAGTCTGCAGCAACGGCAAAGCGGTGTATGCCGGTCAAGACGGATCGTTGCGTCTGATTGATATCGATTCGCCCACGCGCCAGATCGTCGGCTATCCGATCGATATCGACACCGCGATCTTGGGCGACCCAGAAGTCTTGGTGGATTTGAATGATGACCCCGCGGTACCCGATGGTGCGGTGCTGACGCCCGATGCAAGCGGCATCATTGTTTCGATGTACTTGCCCAAGGCGGCGGAGTACGGCGAGACACGCTGGTACGACTTGGAATCCGGTGCGCTGCGTGGAGTCTGGCGAACGCCGCAATCGCCCCAAAATACTTGTCCAGCCCTGGTGCCCATGGAAGGCGACGTGATGCTGGTCATCACAACCGCGGTGGAAAACATGAGCCCGGAAGACTTCGCCGCCTGTCCCAATTCCGGCCTGTTGTTCGTCGCACCGACTCCCTTCAAAGCCTCCGATTACCGACTGCCGCCACGCTTCGAAGGCTAA
- a CDS encoding class I SAM-dependent methyltransferase — MNRPPDPADDILAYNRLAWDHQVRKKNRWTTAVSPEEIQRARNDDWQIVLTPEKPVPREWFPDFRARPFEVLCLAGSGGQQAPILAAAGAKVTVLDNSPGQLAQDQLVADREGLSLRLIQGDMADLSVFDDQSFDLIVHPCSNTFVSDVLPVWKEAARVMKVGADLLSGIVNPIVYLFDDELMEKGEFKVRHKIPYSDLTSLSAQQKKALIDQREPFCFGHTLADQLGGQADAGLAITGLFEDGWSDWPISDFIPTFIATKSTKIGPVK, encoded by the coding sequence ATGAACCGGCCCCCTGATCCAGCGGACGATATTCTTGCCTACAACCGCCTGGCATGGGACCATCAGGTTCGAAAGAAAAACCGTTGGACGACTGCGGTCTCACCCGAGGAGATCCAACGTGCGCGTAATGATGACTGGCAGATTGTTCTGACACCGGAAAAACCGGTTCCTCGCGAATGGTTCCCTGATTTCCGTGCGCGTCCTTTCGAGGTTCTGTGTCTGGCCGGTAGCGGCGGCCAACAGGCCCCGATCCTCGCGGCGGCTGGGGCAAAGGTGACGGTGCTTGACAATTCGCCCGGGCAATTGGCACAAGACCAACTCGTGGCCGATCGCGAAGGCTTGTCGCTGCGGCTGATCCAAGGCGACATGGCCGACCTTTCCGTTTTTGACGACCAGTCCTTTGACCTCATCGTTCACCCGTGTTCCAACACCTTTGTTTCCGACGTGCTGCCGGTTTGGAAGGAAGCGGCGCGAGTCATGAAAGTTGGCGCCGATTTGCTTTCCGGAATCGTCAATCCAATCGTTTATCTATTCGATGATGAGTTGATGGAAAAGGGCGAATTCAAAGTCCGTCACAAGATTCCCTATTCCGATTTGACAAGCCTGTCTGCACAGCAAAAGAAGGCTTTGATTGACCAACGAGAACCCTTTTGCTTTGGACACACCCTGGCCGACCAGCTTGGCGGTCAGGCCGACGCCGGCTTAGCCATCACGGGGTTGTTCGAAGACGGCTGGTCAGATTGGCCCATTTCCGATTTCATCCCAACGTTCATCGCGACAAAATCCACAAAGATTGGGCCGGTTAAATGA
- a CDS encoding TIM barrel protein yields MWFKDLDFLDRITAAKEVGFDAIEIWNPQKKKLGGGLVSAKKIAERARGEGMKVTSISPGAPSLADANNLNAFIDWIDLAVELADLFDVPNFNLTGHKIVEGQSVQEMLGTYTRAVEAALGKLESAGKIATIEPYNPFDHPGHFIYGVEPALSICRAVDSPNLKINWDFFHMQRTDGNLITHLEDGIHQVGYVQLADSPDRFQPGTGEVAYGRILNRLRNLGYKGYIGAECFPQDQNAMVAASDIAALAESVNLQPPMK; encoded by the coding sequence ATGTGGTTTAAAGACCTCGACTTTCTCGACCGCATCACGGCGGCGAAAGAAGTCGGCTTTGACGCGATTGAAATTTGGAATCCCCAGAAAAAGAAGCTTGGCGGCGGCTTGGTATCGGCAAAGAAAATTGCCGAGCGTGCGCGTGGCGAGGGGATGAAGGTCACCAGCATCTCACCCGGTGCGCCATCGCTTGCCGATGCCAACAATCTAAATGCCTTCATTGACTGGATCGATCTCGCGGTTGAACTGGCGGACTTGTTCGATGTTCCCAATTTCAATCTGACTGGACACAAAATTGTCGAGGGCCAGAGTGTTCAGGAAATGTTGGGCACCTACACGAGGGCAGTTGAAGCGGCCTTGGGAAAGTTGGAATCGGCTGGCAAAATCGCAACGATTGAGCCTTACAATCCGTTCGATCATCCCGGCCATTTCATCTACGGCGTGGAGCCGGCGCTGTCCATTTGCAGGGCCGTCGATTCTCCGAATTTGAAAATCAACTGGGACTTTTTTCACATGCAACGCACCGATGGCAACCTGATCACCCATTTGGAAGATGGGATCCATCAGGTTGGGTATGTGCAATTGGCAGATTCCCCGGATCGCTTTCAACCGGGCACGGGTGAGGTTGCTTATGGGCGTATCTTGAATCGGTTGCGAAACTTGGGATACAAGGGCTACATCGGCGCCGAGTGTTTTCCTCAAGATCAAAATGCGATGGTCGCCGCATCGGACATCGCAGCCTTGGCCGAATCCGTCAACTTGCAACCGCCGATGAAGTAG